Proteins from a genomic interval of Nitrospinota bacterium:
- a CDS encoding radical SAM protein has product MNILFISANRARTPLPVMPAGACLAAEAAAAAGHHVTMLDLMFGENPDRALDNAIAQSSPGAVCISLRNIDNNAMAAPVSYIDFLPGMVQTIRKLSPAPVIIGGAAVGVMPEELLRRGGADFAITGDAGDGFTGLLGLIESGGDGAKTPSVLPGSTGPCNGTAVIPDFGRWVNVSRYRAAMASVPVRTKSGCGFGCAYCTYGAINGKKVNIRGPEEVARAIEKCIARGFRDFEFVDDVFNFPKEHAIAVCRAIAPLRRRARFQCLELNPLFLDGELLMEMERAGFNAIGVTVESASDAVLRGLNKGYGAKEVREAARVVARHGMRCMWLFMLGGPGETEETARQTLAFAEDAVRPGDLAYVTCGIRLYPGTPLEKTARAEGLLTATPEEMLEPVFYRSPAVPLPAMLAMVEDAARRNPHFHIAGERLPRFAPQLLKIGGMLGLRPPLWRYSPMMKRGLSALGLRP; this is encoded by the coding sequence TCCGGATCGGGCGCTTGACAATGCCATCGCCCAATCATCTCCGGGGGCCGTCTGCATATCCCTGCGCAACATCGACAACAACGCGATGGCCGCCCCCGTCTCGTACATCGATTTTCTTCCCGGCATGGTGCAAACGATACGGAAACTTTCCCCCGCGCCGGTCATCATCGGCGGAGCGGCTGTGGGAGTGATGCCGGAAGAGCTGTTGCGCCGCGGCGGGGCCGATTTCGCCATTACCGGCGATGCGGGGGACGGTTTCACCGGCTTGCTGGGGTTGATAGAGAGCGGCGGAGACGGCGCGAAAACGCCGTCGGTGCTGCCCGGTTCCACCGGCCCGTGCAACGGCACGGCGGTCATCCCCGATTTCGGCCGGTGGGTAAACGTTTCCCGCTACCGCGCCGCGATGGCGAGCGTGCCGGTGCGGACCAAAAGCGGCTGCGGCTTCGGCTGCGCCTATTGCACCTACGGGGCGATCAACGGAAAAAAGGTGAACATACGCGGCCCCGAAGAAGTTGCCCGCGCCATTGAAAAGTGCATCGCGCGGGGATTCCGCGATTTCGAGTTCGTCGACGATGTTTTTAACTTCCCCAAGGAACACGCCATCGCCGTCTGCCGCGCCATCGCGCCCCTTCGGCGGCGGGCGCGGTTTCAGTGCCTGGAGCTGAACCCGCTTTTCCTGGACGGCGAACTGCTGATGGAGATGGAGCGGGCGGGGTTCAACGCCATCGGCGTGACGGTGGAGAGTGCGTCGGACGCGGTTCTGCGCGGCTTGAATAAGGGATACGGCGCAAAGGAGGTTCGTGAAGCGGCGCGCGTGGTGGCGCGGCACGGCATGCGCTGCATGTGGCTCTTCATGCTGGGGGGGCCGGGGGAAACGGAAGAAACCGCGCGGCAGACCCTTGCCTTCGCGGAAGATGCGGTCCGGCCCGGTGATCTGGCGTACGTCACCTGCGGCATCCGCCTTTATCCCGGCACGCCGCTGGAGAAAACGGCGCGCGCCGAAGGGCTGCTGACCGCCACGCCGGAAGAAATGCTGGAGCCGGTTTTTTACCGCTCACCCGCCGTCCCGCTTCCGGCCATGCTGGCGATGGTTGAGGATGCGGCGCGGCGCAATCCGCATTTCCATATCGCGGGGGAACGGCTCCCCCGATTCGCGCCTCAACTGTTGAAGATAGGCGGCATGCTTGGCTTGCGGCCGCCGCTGTGGCGGTATTCCCCCATGATGAAGCGGGGACTCAGCGCCTTGGGCCTGCGCCCCTGA